A single Budorcas taxicolor isolate Tak-1 chromosome Y, Takin1.1, whole genome shotgun sequence DNA region contains:
- the LOC128070913 gene encoding zinc finger protein 280B-like, translated as MELPCMLREEEQEPEVRKREGETKQADDDDDEVILVGVEHVNEDADVIFVGMSSASKPVVSNILNRDTPGSCSRRKRYGHFRKGNADKLQPVSHVTPTSEAKTVLPVSDSESRSTDSPIIIEPPSQADYKSISPQRVPKCFSKESCSSLITFTSSLQHPVERAVSAGDMNKSPHVSKVLSTCETNSRNPKRPKLSDGIIGEHSLGFSPSGIFHTVTTQQSTPDRVHTSLSHVQNGEPCPTPFPKDSVHCKPVRPLGENGLTKTDFPSLASPDKIGDPTEGKLIVLLGDFYYGEHIGVGQPEPKTHTAFKCLSCLKVLKNVKFMNHMKHHLELERQRGDSWKTHTTCRHCLRQFPTPFQMQCHIESVHTPQGPSAVCRICELSFETDQVLLEHMKDNHKPGEMPYVCQVCSYRSSFFADVDAHFRAYHGNTKNLLCPFCLKIFKTATAYGRHHRGHWEKSFHQCSKCRLQFLTSKEEREHKTQCHQMFKKPKQLEGLSPETKIVIQVSLEPLQPGLVEVASITVNTSDFESSPPKSKSRRSKKEKKT; from the coding sequence atggaactaccatgtatgttacgtgaagaagaacaagagccagaagtacggaaaagggagggagaaaccaaacaagcagatgatgatgatgatgaagtgatcttggtcggagtggaacatgtaaatgaagatgctgacgtgATCTTTGTTGGGATGAGCTCAGCTTCAAAACCAGTCGTTTCAAACATACTGAACAGAGATACCCCAGgttcttgttcaaggagaaaaaggtatggtcaCTTCAGGAAAGGTAACGCTGACAAATTACAGCCTGTTAGTCATGTGACTCCTACATCAGAAGCAAAGactgtcttgccagtttctgactctgaatcaagatcaacagatagtcctattattattgaacctccatctcaagctgattataaaagtatttcaccacaaagagtgccgaagtgcttttcaaaggagtcatgttcttctttgattaccttcacaagttcattgcagcatccagtagaaagagcggtttctgcaggagatatgaataaaagtcctcatgtctcaaaggtactttccacttgtgaaacaaatagcagaaatcccaaaaggcctaagctcagtgatggcattataggggaacattctttaggtttttccccttcaggtatttttcatacagtgaccactcagcaaagcacaccggaccgtgtccatacctcactaagccatgttcagaatggagaaccttgtccaacaccttttccaaaggacagtgttcattgcaagcctgtaagacctttaggggaaaatggactgacaaaaactgattttccaagtttagcaagtccagacaaaattggtgatcccacagaaggaaagctgattgtgttacttggtgacttctactatggagagcatataggagttgggcagccagaaccgaagacccacacagcgtttaaatgcctcagctgcttgaaagttctaaaaaatgtcaagtttatgaatcacatgaagcaccatttggaacttgagaggcagagaggtgacagctggaaaacccacaccacctgccggcactgcctccgccagtttcctactcccttccagatgcagtgtcacattgaaagtgtccacactccccaggggccctccgcagtctgtcgcatctgtgagttgtcctttgagacagatcaggttctcttagagcacatgaaagacaatcataagcctggtgaaatgccctatgtatgccaggtttgcagttacagatcatcattttttgcagatgtggatgcacatttcagagcataccatggtaacactaagaatttactttgcccgttttgtctcaaaatttttaaaactgcaacagcctacggacgtcatcatagagggcactgggaaaagagttttcaccagtgttccaaatgtcggctgcagtttttaacttccaaagaggaaagggagcacaagacccagtgtcatcaaatgtttaagaagcctaagcagctagaaggattgtctcctgaaacaaaaattgttattcaggtaTCACTGGAACCCCTTCAACCAGGATTGGTGGAAGTAGCGTCCATTACCgtgaacacatctgattttgaatcatcaccccccaaatctaaaagtaggaggtcaaaaaaagaaaaaaaaacttaa